In Persicimonas caeni, a single window of DNA contains:
- a CDS encoding Uma2 family endonuclease: MSTSANIGPWRRRFTVEEYNHLAEQGFFDEDDRVELIHGEIVKMTPIGTEHASHVDKVVAKLREITSTRAIVRVQSPIQLGTFSEPEPDVSLLKPRDDFYRHAHPTGEDVLLVVEVADTSLEYDREHKIPLYAEHGVPVVWLVDLRARRVESFERPIDGEYTLHRKPTATDTLVVPDLEELTITAGELLISG, from the coding sequence ATGAGCACATCGGCAAATATCGGCCCCTGGCGGCGTCGGTTTACCGTCGAGGAGTACAACCACTTGGCTGAGCAGGGTTTCTTCGATGAAGACGACCGGGTCGAACTCATCCATGGGGAGATTGTCAAGATGACACCTATCGGCACTGAACATGCCAGTCACGTAGATAAGGTCGTCGCGAAGCTGCGGGAAATCACCTCGACGCGTGCGATCGTACGTGTGCAGAGCCCTATCCAACTTGGAACCTTCTCGGAGCCCGAGCCGGACGTGTCTCTGTTGAAGCCGCGCGACGATTTCTACCGTCACGCCCACCCCACGGGCGAGGACGTGCTGCTTGTGGTCGAGGTCGCCGACACCTCGCTCGAGTACGATCGGGAGCACAAAATCCCGCTGTATGCCGAGCACGGCGTGCCGGTCGTGTGGCTGGTCGACCTGCGCGCGCGCCGGGTCGAGAGCTTCGAGCGCCCGATCGACGGAGAGTATACGCTGCATCGCAAGCCGACTGCGACCGACACGCTCGTCGTGCCCGATCTCGAGGAGCTCACCATCACCGCCGGGGAGTTGTTGATCTCCGGCTAG
- a CDS encoding serine/threonine-protein kinase, which translates to MSNYQDGSTVAGRFVVLEKIGAGGMGAVYRALQTSLDREVALKVLHSDKAFTARARRRFGREARAIARLNHPHIAGVFDFGTDNDDQTLWLAMELVDGFAMSRLKREDIDVLRLASLTDQVLSALSAAHARGIIHRDLKPSNILVSQDDEGREIIKLVDFGLAATQSGDLDLTNAPGGLGNEESEVSNRRVILGTPRYMAPEIFRRKPVDPKVDLYALGVILFEILAGTPPYPGDDPKKVMKAHLHAPIPQLEVRGGREVPPELERCIYRLLAKNPSERIQTAAEARESVQTVINQFSYVPWMVTGPQMGDAGGLSHPGNISTAGFLSGYGGRTVPPAAMFGGTSSFGMNSSQKSPLVGRVEERRSIERYVRRAVEQKEGALVFVDGAAGCGKSRLIEWIRVRVEESGVMRVAQGAYTRSMSGFNGVRAIIESVLGTEDASYDQLPYMVRTKLEQWGFSDSEIELTVRLMQPGGEDAVFDPGDFDGARATTRRERVFSTLESILRRAAAERPLLVILEDLHHSGEPTAAFLEHLSVGLQFNPAPLVVVGSVQSGELRNAPYLAQVLERLSKVGAEDVLRVTLDRLSDQEIVSLIENLAPVEANVATEIARRVSGNPLHATELLRYLKESGKLLYDSGSWVLAQGIDIDDEIPTEIADMMRYRARQVWEDADDTAAMKAILERAAILGRRFDYRLFRSMITREQASPFAQALDPALEVLVREGILREIGHSGEDILEFDHVLMREVLLQDMQGRRALRGLHRLAAEAKIEFYTDRIDAHAEEIADHYRRAREPQGVYIYTLKAARAAANASDLDRAMQLYREAEELSGSAQAESLDGVLAESSYVLESEEVALEVAHLERRVGEYDSARSHYRKLLSGGNVAVGLWARWGLGKLAERQGDLSEAEGWYEAARREARSARDIGFVDTAERVDTFSLCALGGIASMRGNFSAAGVLLGEALEKAEELEEASLQAEALQLMAEVKARRGDLDDAELFSRRAAILVESIGDAELTARIQMNAGTLLAEAGESSRGLKMLQEALASIEELGEKHLRAECQLRLGVIHWRHGDFKKAARSLRKAHQAFSGFDDRRGVTRCKLHLAALALSIGRHKETLSLGRDALEGFRDLEDRRGIALARLLLGRLQRQIGKEDSALKLVERSEADFEAIGDVQGQLSSRAVKALVLEETGEHDRVDALLESMMEDALLEKASAEDVATCLDELARLLNRRDPGLAIEVDEYAEGAYRRLGRPAHTRSSTAAT; encoded by the coding sequence ATGTCGAATTACCAAGATGGCTCTACCGTAGCGGGTCGATTTGTCGTCCTCGAGAAGATCGGCGCCGGGGGGATGGGCGCCGTGTATCGGGCGCTGCAGACATCACTCGACCGTGAGGTCGCCCTCAAGGTGCTGCACTCCGATAAGGCGTTCACCGCACGCGCTCGCCGACGCTTCGGTCGCGAAGCGCGCGCAATCGCGCGCCTGAACCACCCGCACATCGCGGGCGTGTTCGATTTCGGGACCGACAACGACGACCAGACCCTGTGGCTGGCGATGGAGCTCGTCGACGGCTTCGCCATGAGCCGTCTGAAGCGTGAGGACATCGACGTCCTGCGATTGGCCTCCCTCACCGATCAAGTGTTGAGCGCGTTGTCCGCCGCCCATGCCCGCGGGATCATCCATCGCGATTTGAAGCCGTCCAATATCTTGGTCTCCCAAGATGACGAGGGCCGCGAGATCATCAAGCTGGTCGACTTTGGCTTGGCTGCCACCCAATCGGGCGACCTCGACCTGACCAACGCCCCCGGCGGTCTGGGCAACGAGGAGAGCGAGGTGAGCAACCGGCGGGTGATTCTAGGCACCCCGCGCTACATGGCTCCCGAAATCTTTCGGCGCAAGCCGGTCGATCCCAAAGTCGATCTGTACGCGCTGGGCGTGATCCTGTTCGAGATCTTGGCCGGCACGCCCCCGTATCCCGGCGACGACCCCAAAAAGGTGATGAAGGCGCACCTGCACGCGCCGATTCCGCAACTCGAGGTGCGCGGCGGGCGCGAGGTACCCCCCGAACTCGAGCGGTGCATCTATCGACTGCTCGCCAAGAACCCTTCCGAGCGTATCCAGACGGCCGCCGAGGCGCGCGAGAGCGTCCAGACGGTCATCAATCAATTCAGCTATGTGCCCTGGATGGTCACCGGGCCCCAGATGGGCGATGCCGGTGGGCTGAGTCACCCGGGCAATATCTCGACGGCGGGCTTTTTGAGCGGCTACGGCGGGCGCACGGTGCCTCCGGCGGCCATGTTCGGGGGCACGTCGTCCTTCGGGATGAACTCGAGCCAGAAGTCGCCGCTGGTCGGCCGCGTCGAGGAGCGTCGCAGCATCGAGCGCTACGTGCGCCGGGCGGTCGAGCAAAAAGAGGGCGCGCTGGTCTTCGTCGATGGAGCGGCCGGCTGCGGAAAATCTCGTCTTATCGAGTGGATTCGCGTGCGCGTCGAAGAGTCTGGGGTGATGCGCGTGGCCCAAGGCGCCTACACGCGCTCGATGAGCGGCTTCAACGGAGTCCGCGCCATCATCGAGTCGGTGTTGGGCACCGAGGACGCCTCGTACGACCAGCTCCCCTACATGGTGCGCACCAAGCTGGAGCAGTGGGGCTTCTCGGACAGCGAAATCGAGCTGACCGTGCGCCTGATGCAGCCCGGCGGTGAGGACGCGGTCTTCGACCCGGGCGATTTCGACGGTGCCCGGGCCACGACTCGGCGAGAGCGGGTCTTCTCGACGCTCGAAAGCATCCTGCGTCGGGCGGCCGCCGAGCGTCCGTTGCTCGTCATTCTCGAAGACCTCCACCACAGCGGCGAGCCCACGGCCGCCTTTTTGGAGCACCTGTCGGTAGGGCTCCAATTCAACCCGGCGCCGCTCGTGGTCGTCGGCTCGGTCCAGAGCGGCGAGCTTCGCAACGCGCCGTATTTGGCGCAGGTGCTCGAGCGGCTCTCCAAGGTCGGCGCCGAGGATGTCCTGCGCGTGACGCTGGACCGCTTGAGCGACCAAGAGATCGTCTCGCTCATCGAGAACCTGGCGCCCGTCGAGGCGAACGTGGCCACCGAGATCGCCCGGCGCGTGTCGGGCAACCCGCTGCACGCCACCGAGCTTTTGCGCTACCTCAAGGAGAGCGGCAAGCTGTTGTACGACAGCGGCAGCTGGGTCCTCGCCCAGGGCATCGACATCGACGACGAGATCCCCACCGAGATCGCCGACATGATGCGCTACCGGGCCCGCCAGGTCTGGGAGGACGCCGACGACACCGCCGCGATGAAGGCGATCTTGGAGCGCGCGGCGATTTTGGGCCGTCGCTTCGATTATCGCCTGTTTCGCTCGATGATTACCCGCGAGCAGGCCAGCCCGTTCGCCCAGGCGCTCGATCCGGCGCTGGAGGTGTTGGTGCGCGAGGGGATTTTGCGCGAGATCGGCCACAGCGGCGAAGATATCCTCGAGTTCGACCACGTGCTCATGCGCGAGGTGCTCTTGCAAGACATGCAGGGCCGTCGCGCGCTCCGCGGGCTGCATCGGTTGGCCGCCGAAGCCAAGATCGAGTTTTATACCGACCGCATCGACGCGCACGCCGAGGAGATCGCCGACCACTACCGACGAGCGCGTGAGCCGCAAGGCGTCTACATCTACACGCTCAAGGCAGCGCGAGCGGCGGCCAATGCCTCCGATCTCGACCGAGCCATGCAGTTGTACCGCGAGGCCGAAGAGCTGTCGGGGTCGGCGCAGGCCGAGTCGCTCGACGGCGTGCTCGCCGAGTCATCCTACGTGCTCGAGAGCGAGGAGGTGGCCCTCGAGGTCGCTCACCTGGAGCGTCGGGTCGGCGAGTACGACTCGGCGCGCTCGCATTATCGAAAGCTCTTGAGCGGGGGCAACGTCGCCGTAGGGCTGTGGGCGCGTTGGGGGCTCGGCAAGCTCGCCGAGCGCCAAGGTGATCTCTCCGAGGCCGAAGGCTGGTACGAGGCCGCGCGCCGCGAGGCGCGCAGCGCACGCGACATCGGCTTCGTCGACACCGCCGAGCGGGTCGACACCTTCAGTCTGTGCGCCCTCGGCGGAATCGCATCGATGCGCGGCAACTTTTCGGCGGCGGGTGTCTTGTTGGGCGAGGCGCTCGAGAAGGCCGAGGAACTCGAAGAAGCTTCGCTCCAGGCCGAAGCGCTGCAGTTGATGGCCGAGGTCAAGGCGAGGCGAGGCGACTTGGATGACGCCGAGTTGTTCAGCCGCCGCGCGGCGATCTTGGTCGAGAGTATCGGCGATGCCGAGCTCACTGCGCGTATCCAAATGAACGCAGGCACACTGCTCGCCGAAGCCGGCGAGTCGTCCCGCGGCCTGAAGATGCTCCAGGAGGCGCTCGCCAGCATCGAAGAGCTCGGCGAGAAGCACCTTCGCGCCGAGTGTCAGCTTCGACTGGGCGTCATTCATTGGCGCCACGGTGATTTCAAAAAGGCCGCCCGAAGCTTGCGCAAGGCCCATCAGGCCTTTAGCGGCTTCGACGACCGGCGCGGTGTGACCCGCTGCAAGCTCCACCTGGCCGCGCTCGCCTTGAGCATCGGGCGTCACAAGGAGACCCTCTCGCTCGGTCGGGACGCCCTCGAGGGCTTTCGCGACCTCGAAGATCGACGCGGTATCGCGCTGGCGCGGCTGTTGCTCGGCCGCCTGCAGCGCCAAATCGGCAAAGAGGATTCGGCGCTCAAGCTCGTCGAGCGCTCCGAGGCCGATTTCGAGGCCATCGGCGATGTCCAGGGCCAGTTGTCGAGCCGCGCAGTCAAGGCGCTGGTGCTCGAGGAGACGGGCGAGCACGATCGCGTCGACGCTTTGCTCGAGTCGATGATGGAAGACGCCTTGCTCGAAAAGGCGTCCGCCGAAGATGTCGCCACCTGCCTCGATGAACTGGCGAGATTGCTCAACCGGCGAGACCCCGGATTGGCGATTGAGGTCGACGAATACGCCGAGGGCGCTTATCGTCGTCTCGGACGACCGGCGCATACGCGTTCGTCGACAGCTGCCACGTAG
- a CDS encoding DUF4215 domain-containing protein has translation MSLRLPLFVLICILFGLLSACSDDVEGGQDTGSALSDAGTDALGDAQTDSSPSDTSEPDSSESDTAPNPECGDGDLDEGEECDDGTNDGSYGTCRVNCTLSPYCGDGLITHAETCDDGNADAGDGCDDTCQPEDGFICRTPGELCQANTCGNGAIEDGEACDDANQSSGDGCDETCTSVEPGYDCQFVGQACIAAACGDGVIAANEECDDGNGVSLDGCSKRCVIEDGYKCPTPNQACEPTTCGDGVVEGLEECDDGDTDGGDGCDSNCALEIGYKCPTAGQDCVATTCGDSTVEGAEQCDDGNADANDGCDADCQLEPGYACPTAGQSCVETTCGDGVIEGLEECDDGNLTAGDGCDPLCREELIWDCTGGTCDPVCGDGVTLYPFEACDDGNLTSGDGCSAACTVENGFQCTDFQNQTPPSIEVPIVLRDFKGANESGGHPDFESFSCGVYRGMVEDQLGADGKPVYTGAGCATSTQSFDQWYHDTPGVNITVVDTIELTQRTDLDSTGRTYRFASNDFFPLTGIGFGNTPGESKNFHFTSEFRSYFEYRGGEELAFTGDDDVWVFINGRLAVDIGGLHSAVSDSVTLSDTQDAQTGQIYDARFDIFEGGVYEIVVFHAERHTTQSNYRLTLSGFLNTGQSTCESVCGDGVISGIEQCDDGNADDNDGCSSGCAIEPGYNCTGTPSTCERPECGDGVIEFPEECDDGNTDDSDGCSSLCELESCGDGTVDLGEGCDDGNDVATDACTNRCQPAACGDRVVHAGVEECDDGNSVDTDACTNNCTIATCGDGVVGPGESCDDGVNDGSYGSCLLDCSGRAAYCGDGRVSTVNGEECDDGVNDGTYGTCNPDCTRGGFCGDGVIDTVTGEECDDGNDQWGDGCDGTCETEPGWVCQDDGNGGSSCIPAG, from the coding sequence ATGTCGCTTCGCCTCCCCCTCTTCGTCCTGATCTGTATCCTGTTCGGCCTTCTGAGCGCGTGCTCGGACGACGTCGAAGGCGGCCAAGACACCGGGTCGGCCCTGTCCGACGCCGGTACCGACGCTCTTGGAGATGCTCAGACAGACAGCTCCCCCTCCGATACATCCGAGCCCGACAGCTCGGAGAGCGACACCGCGCCAAACCCCGAATGTGGCGATGGCGATCTCGACGAAGGCGAGGAGTGCGACGACGGCACCAACGACGGCTCGTACGGAACCTGCCGCGTCAACTGCACGCTGTCGCCCTACTGTGGCGACGGCCTGATCACGCACGCCGAGACCTGCGACGACGGCAACGCCGACGCCGGCGACGGCTGCGACGACACCTGCCAACCCGAAGACGGGTTCATCTGCCGAACTCCCGGGGAGTTGTGCCAGGCGAACACCTGCGGCAACGGCGCGATCGAGGACGGCGAGGCGTGCGACGACGCCAACCAGAGCTCCGGCGACGGCTGCGACGAGACGTGCACGAGCGTCGAGCCCGGCTACGACTGCCAGTTCGTCGGCCAAGCCTGTATCGCGGCTGCGTGCGGCGACGGGGTGATTGCGGCCAACGAGGAGTGCGATGACGGCAACGGCGTGTCGCTCGACGGCTGCAGCAAGCGCTGCGTGATCGAAGATGGCTACAAATGCCCCACGCCCAACCAAGCCTGCGAGCCGACCACCTGCGGCGACGGCGTCGTCGAGGGGTTGGAAGAATGTGACGACGGCGACACCGATGGCGGCGACGGCTGCGACTCGAATTGCGCCCTCGAAATCGGCTACAAATGCCCGACCGCCGGCCAAGACTGCGTGGCGACCACCTGCGGCGACAGCACCGTCGAAGGCGCCGAGCAGTGCGACGACGGCAACGCCGATGCGAACGACGGCTGCGACGCCGACTGCCAACTCGAGCCGGGCTATGCCTGCCCCACCGCCGGGCAGAGCTGCGTAGAGACAACCTGCGGCGACGGCGTCATTGAAGGGCTCGAGGAGTGCGACGACGGCAACTTGACCGCCGGCGACGGCTGCGACCCGCTGTGCCGTGAAGAGCTCATCTGGGACTGCACCGGCGGCACCTGCGACCCGGTCTGCGGCGACGGCGTCACGCTGTACCCGTTCGAAGCCTGCGACGACGGCAACCTCACCTCAGGCGACGGCTGCTCGGCAGCCTGCACCGTCGAAAACGGCTTCCAGTGCACCGACTTCCAGAACCAGACCCCGCCGAGCATCGAGGTGCCCATCGTGCTGCGTGATTTCAAAGGCGCGAACGAGTCGGGCGGTCATCCCGACTTCGAGAGCTTCTCGTGCGGCGTCTACAGGGGCATGGTCGAGGACCAACTCGGCGCCGACGGCAAACCGGTCTACACCGGCGCGGGTTGTGCGACGAGCACTCAAAGCTTCGACCAGTGGTACCACGACACCCCCGGCGTCAATATCACGGTGGTCGACACCATCGAGCTGACCCAGCGCACCGATCTCGACTCGACCGGGCGCACCTATCGTTTCGCGAGCAACGACTTCTTCCCGCTGACCGGCATCGGCTTTGGCAACACGCCGGGTGAGTCGAAGAACTTTCACTTCACCAGCGAGTTCCGCAGCTACTTCGAGTACCGCGGCGGCGAGGAGCTGGCGTTTACGGGCGACGACGACGTGTGGGTCTTCATCAACGGCCGGTTGGCCGTCGATATCGGCGGGTTGCACTCGGCGGTGAGCGACTCGGTGACGCTGTCGGACACCCAGGACGCCCAGACCGGCCAGATCTACGATGCGCGCTTCGATATCTTCGAGGGCGGCGTCTACGAGATCGTGGTGTTCCACGCCGAGCGCCACACCACCCAGTCGAATTATCGGCTGACCCTGTCGGGCTTTTTGAACACCGGCCAGAGCACCTGTGAGAGTGTCTGCGGCGACGGCGTCATCAGCGGCATCGAGCAGTGTGACGACGGCAACGCCGATGACAATGACGGCTGCTCGTCCGGGTGCGCCATCGAGCCGGGCTACAACTGCACGGGAACTCCGAGCACGTGCGAGCGCCCCGAGTGTGGCGACGGCGTCATCGAGTTCCCCGAGGAGTGCGACGACGGAAACACCGACGACAGCGACGGCTGCTCGAGCCTGTGTGAATTGGAGAGCTGCGGCGACGGCACGGTCGATCTGGGCGAAGGCTGCGACGACGGCAACGACGTGGCCACCGACGCCTGCACCAACCGCTGCCAGCCTGCCGCCTGCGGTGACCGCGTGGTCCACGCCGGCGTCGAAGAGTGTGACGACGGCAACTCGGTCGACACCGATGCTTGCACCAACAACTGTACGATTGCGACCTGCGGCGACGGCGTGGTGGGCCCCGGCGAATCGTGCGACGACGGCGTCAACGACGGCTCGTACGGCTCGTGCCTGCTCGACTGCTCCGGACGCGCCGCCTACTGCGGCGACGGCCGGGTGAGCACGGTCAACGGTGAAGAGTGCGACGATGGCGTCAACGACGGCACCTATGGCACCTGCAACCCGGATTGTACGCGAGGTGGATTCTGCGGTGACGGCGTCATCGACACCGTCACCGGCGAGGAGTGCGACGACGGCAACGACCAGTGGGGAGACGGGTGCGACGGTACCTGCGAGACCGAGCCGGGCTGGGTTTGCCAGGACGACGGCAACGGCGGCTCGAGTTGCATTCCGGCGGGGTGA